The genomic region CCACTTGGACCAGCAGGTCTTCCTGTTGATCCAGATAGCGCAGTACGCCGCGACCAGTGAGGGCCTCCAGACGGCGTACGCCACCCGCGACGGCGCTCTCGCTGATGATCTTGAAGCTGCCGATGTCGCCTGTGCGGCGCACGTGCGTTCCGCCGCAGAGCTCGGTGGAGAAATGGCCATCGTCGTCGTGCGCTCCCATGGACACCACGCGGACTTCCTCGCCGTATTTCTCGCCGAACAGGGCCATGGCGCCTTCGGCAATCGCCTGGTCGGGGGTCATGAGGCGCGTGAGGACTTCCTCGTTCAGGCGGATGTGGTGGTTCACGTCGGCCTCAATGGCGCGGATGTCGTCCGCCAACAAGGCTTTCGGGTGGCTGAAGTCAAAGCGCAGACGATCCGGTGCGACCAGCGAGCCTTTCTGGGCCACGTGTTCGCCCAGGCGGCGGCGCAGGGCTTCGTGCAGCAGGTGCGTGGCCGAGTGGTTGGCGCGGATGTCCGAGCGGCGCTCGCCGTCGGCTTCCAGCGTGACCGCATCGCCCACCTTCACCGTGCCTTTTTCCACCACGCCCACGTGGGCATGAATTGTGCCCAGTTTTTTCAGCGTATCTGTGACGCGAACGACGGCACCATTCACAGTGGTGATGACGCCCGTGTCGCCCACCTGGCCGCCGGATTCTCCATAGAAGGGCGTCTGGTTTGCGACCAGCATGACTTCGGTGCCCTGTTTCGCTTCAGAAACCTGCTGGCCTTTGACCACCAGCGCGGTCACCTGGCCCTCCGCTTTTTCCGTGGCGTAGCCCAGAAAGTCGGTCGCGCCGACCTTGTCTTGGATCTCGAACCAGACTTTTTCCGTGGCTGCCTCGCCCGAGCCAGTCCAGGCTTTGCGTGCCTCGGCCCGCTGGCGCTCCATGGCTTTGTCGAACGCCGCGTGATCGACGGTGCGTTGCTGGCCTTTCAGGACGTCTTCGGTCAGGTCGAGAGGAAAGCCGAACGTGTCGTACAGCTTGAACGCCACATCGCCGGACAGGGGCTGGCCCGCTTTTAACTTGCCGGTTTCTTCGTCCAGCAGTTTCAGGCCACGTTCCAGTGTCTGACGGAAGCGGGTTTCCTCCAGCTTCAGCGTTTCGGTGATCAGCGCCTGAGCACGGACCAGTTCTGGATACGCGCCACCCATCTGCTGGATCAGCGTGGGGACGAGGCGGTACATGAGCGGCTCGCGGCTGCCCGCCAGATGAGCATGGCGCATGGCGCGGCGCATGATGCGGCGCAGGACGTAGCCGCGGCCTTCGTTGGACGGCAGCACGCCATCGGCAATCAGGAAGCACGAGGCGCGCAGGTGGTCTGCCATCACTCGGAAAGAAATGCGGTGCTTGCCATCGGGATTGTCGTGGACCAGGTCCGCTGCGGCCTCGATAATGGCGCGGATCTGGTCGGTGTCGTAGTTGTCGTGTTTGCCTTGCAGTACGGCAGTGAGGCGCTCCAGCCCCATGCCGGTGTCGATGGAAGGCTTGGGCAGAGCCACCCGATCGCCGGGTCCCCGCTGCTCGTACTGCATGAACACGAGATTCCAGAACTCCAGGTAACGATCGCCGTCTTGGTCCGCGCTGCCGGGAGGACCGCCCGCGATCTTCGGGCCGTGGTCATAGAAAATCTCGGAACAGGGGCCACAAGGGCCCGTGTCGCCCATGGACCAGAAATTATCCGACGTAGGAATGCGGATGATGCGGTCGTCACTGAAGCCGGTGAGTTTTTTCCAGATGTTAAAGGCCTGGTCGTCGTCGTGGTACACGGTGACCAGAAGCTTGTCCTTCGCCAGGCCGTACTCCTTCGTGATCAGGTTCCAGGCCAGCGTGATCGCCTCGTCCTTGAAATAATCGCCGAAGGAAAAATTGCCGAGCATTTCGAAAAAAGTGTGGTGGCGCGCGGTACGGCCCACGTTTTCCAGGTCGTTGTGCTTGCCCCCGGCGCGGACGCATTTCTGGGCCGTGGCAGCGCGGGTATAGCGGCGCGTTTCCTTGCCCGTGAAAATATCCTTGAACTGCACCATCCCGGCGGTAGTGAACATCAGCGTGGGGTCGTTGCGCGGCACCAGGGGCGACGATGGCACAACCTCGTGCCCATTCCGGCCGAAGTAATTCAGGAAAGCAGAGCGGATCTCGTTGGCGGTAGCAGACATGGGTAAACCTTTTGAATGACAAGGTTTACAGTCTAATTTCCTGTCCGCGTTTTGGCTATCCCCTTGTTGGTTCATAAAGCAGATCCAGCATTAAAAA from Pseudomonadota bacterium harbors:
- the alaS gene encoding alanine--tRNA ligase, giving the protein MSATANEIRSAFLNYFGRNGHEVVPSSPLVPRNDPTLMFTTAGMVQFKDIFTGKETRRYTRAATAQKCVRAGGKHNDLENVGRTARHHTFFEMLGNFSFGDYFKDEAITLAWNLITKEYGLAKDKLLVTVYHDDDQAFNIWKKLTGFSDDRIIRIPTSDNFWSMGDTGPCGPCSEIFYDHGPKIAGGPPGSADQDGDRYLEFWNLVFMQYEQRGPGDRVALPKPSIDTGMGLERLTAVLQGKHDNYDTDQIRAIIEAAADLVHDNPDGKHRISFRVMADHLRASCFLIADGVLPSNEGRGYVLRRIMRRAMRHAHLAGSREPLMYRLVPTLIQQMGGAYPELVRAQALITETLKLEETRFRQTLERGLKLLDEETGKLKAGQPLSGDVAFKLYDTFGFPLDLTEDVLKGQQRTVDHAAFDKAMERQRAEARKAWTGSGEAATEKVWFEIQDKVGATDFLGYATEKAEGQVTALVVKGQQVSEAKQGTEVMLVANQTPFYGESGGQVGDTGVITTVNGAVVRVTDTLKKLGTIHAHVGVVEKGTVKVGDAVTLEADGERRSDIRANHSATHLLHEALRRRLGEHVAQKGSLVAPDRLRFDFSHPKALLADDIRAIEADVNHHIRLNEEVLTRLMTPDQAIAEGAMALFGEKYGEEVRVVSMGAHDDDGHFSTELCGGTHVRRTGDIGSFKIISESAVAGGVRRLEALTGRGVLRYLDQQEDLLVQVAGVLKTTVAEAPARVTALLDERKKTERELSDLRRQMALSGGGSKVSAEKPTAKQVNGVNFLGRVLDGVSAKDLKPLADDMKKQIGSGVVALIAVDDGKASLVVGVTDDLTQRLSAVDLVKAGAETLGGKGGGGRPDMAQAGGPDGAKAQDALKAIEGKIG